The genomic interval GGCCCGGGTCGGTTACAGCGACGGCGCCAACTTTGCGAACCGTTTTCGCCGCCTCACTGGTCAGACCCCCGGCGCCTTTCGTCGCCTGGGTCGCAAACCTGTTGCCACTGAGGTGCAAACCCTTTGAAATTGTTGGCCCAAGCCCATAGGATCGGCGGGCCACACAGTCAAGGTACAGATCCATGTTTGAAGATAATAATCAGAAACGTCCCCTCTACATTCCCTACGCCGGCCCGGCCCTGCTGGAGACCCCGCTGCTCAACAAGGGCAGTGCCTTCACCAGCGAGGAGCGCAGCAGCTTCAATCTGGAAGGCCTGCTGCCCCAGAACATAGAGACCATAGAAGAGCAGGCCGAGCGCGCCTATCGCCAGTTCATGGCGTTTGGCAACGACATGGACAAGCACATCTATCTGCGCAACATCCAGGACACCAACGAAACCTTGTTCTATCGCCTGCTGAACAACCACCTGACCGAGATGCTGCCGGTCATCTACACCCCGACCGTGGGCAAGGCGTGCGAGGAGTTCTCCAACATCTACCGTCGTGCCCGCGGCCTCTTCATCTCCTATCCGGACAAGGACAGGATCGATGACATGCTGCAAAACGCCACCAAGCAGAACGTCAAGGTGATAGTGGTCACCGACGGCGAGCGGATCCTGGGGCTGGGGGATCAGGGCATCGGCGGCATGGGCATTCCCATCGGCAAGCTCTCCCTCTACACCGCCTGCGGCGGCATCTCGCCAGCCTACTGCCTGCCGGTGGTGCTGGACGTGGGCACCAACAACCAGCAGCTGCTCAACGATCCCTTCTACATGGGCTGGCGCCATCCGCGCATCTCCGGGGAGGAGTACGACGAGTTCGTCGATGCCTTCATCCAGGCAGTCAAGCGCCGCTGGCCCGAGATCCTGCTGCAGTTCGAAGACTTCGCCCAGGGCAATGCCACCCCGCTGCTCAACCGCTACAAGGACGAGCTGTGCTGCTTCAACGATGACATCCAGGGCACAGCAGCCGTGACCCTGGGCAGCCTGATCGCCGCCTGCAAGGCCTCCGGGGCCAAGCTCTCCGAGAAGCGGGTCGCCTTCCTCGGCGCGGGCAGCGCCGGTTGCGGCATCGCCGAGCAGATAGTGGCGCAGATGAAGGCCGAAGGACTGAATGATGCCGAAGCTCGCGGCCGGGTCTTCATGGTGGACAGGTTCGGCCTCATCACCGACAAGATCCCCAACCAGCTCGACTTCCAGCGCAAGCTCTCCCAGCCGCTGGAGCGGATCAAGGAGTGGCCGGTGGGGGACAACATCTCCCTCCTGGAGGTGATGGAGCACGGTCGTCCGGACATCCTGATCGGGGTCTCCGGCCAGCCTGGCCTCTTCACCGAAGAGGTGGTCAAGACCATGCACAAGCACTGCAGTCGCCCCATCATATTCCCGCTCTCCAACCCCACCTCCCGGGTGGAGGCGACGCCGGCGGATCTCATCCGCTGGACCGACGGCCAGGTGCTGGTGGCCACCGGCAGCCCGTTCGCGCCGGTGGAGTACAAGGGCAAGCGCTACGTCATCGCCCAGTGCAACAACTCCTTCATCTTCCCGGGCATCGGCCTCGGCGTCATCGCCTCCGGCGCCACCCGGGTGACCGACGCCATGCTGATGTCGGCCAGCCGGGCACTGGCTGAGTGCTCCTCCCTGGTGAAGGGAGAGGAGGGCTCCTTGCTGCCGGATCTGGCGGATATCCATCGGGTGTCCCGCTACATCGCCAAGATGGTGGCCAAGACCGCCATGCTGCAGGGCAAGGCGGTGCAGACCCCCGATGATGTGATAGACCAGGCCATAGAAGCGAACTTCTGGCGGCCGGAATACCGCCGCTATCGTCGCACTTCGTTCTGATCGAAGAGGCCGCAAAAGCAGAAGGGATGCGCAAGCATCCCTTTTTTGTGCACGGCAGAGGCGGATGAGGGGTTATTGTGCCGGTTGCTCGGCAGCGGGCTCGGTGGCCGCTGGTGCGGCGGCCTGCACGCCGGTCACCCGGATCTCGACCCGGCGATCCGGGGCCAGGCAGTCGATGAGGGCGGCTCTCGCCTTGACGTCATCGCACTGGGTGCCGGTGACCGGATTGCTCTCGCCATTGCCCTGGATGCTCACCTTGTCGGCGGGCAGGCCCTTGCCGATGAGGAAGTTGGCGACCGTGCTGGCACGGGCCTCGGACAATGCCTGATTGTTGGCATCCGAGCCGATGCGGTCGGTATAGCCCATCACCACGGCGTTGCCATCCTTGGGCTTGATGTCGACTATCTGCTGGTAGAGGTCTTCCAGGGCGGCCATGCCTTCCGGCTTGAGCTCGGCCTTGCCAAAGGCAAATAGCACGTCCGAACTCAGGTTGAAGGTCTGATCCACCGGCTCGGGGGGCGGCGGGGTCACCACCAGGGGGGCGGCCACCGGCACTGCGGCCACGGTGCGGTTGGGGTGCAGTACCAGCTCTAAGGTCGCGGTACTGATGTCGCTGACCCAGCGCTGGGTGCCGCTGCCCAGCTTGTCGTTGTCAGGATCGTCCCCGACCCGCACCAGGTAGCGGTAGCGCGCCTGGATATCGACCCAGTCGGTGAGCCTGGCGGTCAGCCCCAGACCCGCCAGCGGGGCCAGGTTGTCATCGCCACCGTTGACGGAGTCGACGTGGTAGAGATAGCCGCCACCTTCGGCGAACACCGAGAAGATGTCGCCAAGGGGCAGTCGGCCTATCACCGACAGGGTGGCCCCCTGACTGTTGAAGTCGTTGCTGGCGATGTCCCAGTCACCGGTCGACAGATAGCCGAGTTCGGCGCCCAGGTTCTCGGTGAAGTTGTAGCCGACAAAGGCGTCGATGGCTGTGGCGTCCTTGTCGACATCCTGGCTGAAATCATTGATGTCGTGGGCAATGGCCCAGCCTCCCCCAGCCCCTATATACCAGTCGTGAGCAGGCGCAGCCTGGGCGCCACTCGTCGCCAATGCCAATGCAATCCACACGGGTTTCAGTCTTATGTTCATCGCGTATCCTCGTCGATGTTGGGTGTTATAGGGCTCCCAGCCCTTTGTTATGTATAGCCACCATTATGTATAGGCGATATGAGAGGTTTAACCACTTAAGTGGCGCATCTGTATGGAGAATTCGTGAGAAAGCAGGCAAGTGTGGCGCTTTGGACACAGCCTCGGGCGGGCATGGGGGGCAACAAAAAAAGGGGCCGTACGGCCCCTTTTTTTCAGGTGCGGATTGACCGCATCAGCTGAACTTACTGTTGAACTTCCTGCACGCCGGTGACACGCACTTCGACGCGGCGATCCGGTGCCAGGCAGGCGATCAGCTGGTTCTTGCCCTTGACGCCGTCACACTGGGTGCCGGTGACCGGATTGGCTTCGCCACGGCCCTCGATGGCCACCTTGCCAGCCGGCAGACCCTTGCCGACCAGGAAGTCGGCCACGGTGCGGGCACGGGCTTCGGACAGCTTCTGGTTGTAGGCGTCAGAGCCGATACGGTCGGTGTAACCGACTACCACGGCGCTGCCATCTTTCGGCTGAACGTCAACGATCTGCTGATACAGGGTGTTGAGGGCGGCAGTCCCTTCCGGCTTCAGGGTGGATTTGCCGAAGGCAAACAGCACGTCAGAGCTCAGGGAGAAGTTCTTGTCGACCATGACGGGCTCGGGAACCGGCTCGGGAGCCGGTGCGGCCACAGGGGCTACATAGGCTTTGCGGTTCGGGTGCATCACCAGTTCCAGGGTCGCGACGCTCATGTCGGTCTTCCAGGTCTTCTGCTCGTCACCCAGATCCCAGATGTAGCGGTAGCGGGCCTGCAGATCGAGCAGATCGGAGACCTTGGCGGTCAGACCCAGGCCGGCCAGGGGCGAGGTGCCGTTGTCGCTCTCGCCATTGCCGTTGACATGGTTGAAGTAGGCACCGCCTTCGGCGAACACGGAGAAGATGTCACCCAGCGGCAGACGACCAAGGGCGGACAGGGTAGCGCCTTGGGTCTTGAAGTCGACGCCATCGACGCCACCCTTGCCTGCATAGAGATAACCGAGCTCGGCCGCGTAGTAATCGTTGAAGTTGTAACCGCCGAACAGGGAGATCGCGGTGGCGTCCTTGTCGGCATCCAGACCGAAGGAGTCCAGGTCATGGCCATAGGCCCAACCTGCACCCATACCTGTGTACCAGTCATCGGCCGCCTGGGCGGTGGAGGTTCCCATGGCTGCAATAGCCAGAGCAATCAGGGTTGGAGCCATTTTCATTTTCATCATTTTATCCTCGTTGAGTTGCCGTGCTACGGGCGTACTGCGCACTCTTTGTTATACCGATCGCAGATGACACTTCATGTTGCGATTCCGTGACCTGGTCACGGACGGCTTGAATAAAAAATGGATGGTAACCTGGATTCTCATGAAGCTGTTTCTCCATGGACAACTAACCGGGCAATAAGCACTTTTAATAGTTCATCCAATGTCTTACAAGCGCAGCTACTGTATTCTTTTGAATCGGCTTGATCAAGTTTCTGCACAGAAATGCAGCTGTGGGGTTGGCGCGACGGGGACGCGGCCTGACCTGCGAGGAGGGGCGGGGGCAAGCTGGTGAGACAGAGGGTGACGTTTGAGACGACCGACATGCAAAAGGGGATGCCGTGGCATCCCCTTTTCGCGTTATCTGAGCGGAGTCAGATTACTGCTGAACTTCCTGTACGCCGGATACGCGCACTTCTACGCGACGATCCGGGGCCAGGCAGGAGATCAGCTGAGCCTTGGCGGTTACGCCGTTGCACTTGGTGCCGGTAACCGGGTTGGCTTCGCCACGACCTTCGATGGCAACCTTGCTGGCAGCCATACCCTTGCTGACCAGGAAGTTGGCAACGGTGCGGGCACGGGCTTCAGACAGCTTCTGGTTGTAAGCGTCGGAACCGATACGGTCGGTGTAACCAACAACAACGGCGTTACCGTCTTTCGGCTGGAACTCGACGATCTGCTGGTACAGGGCGTTCAGGGCTTCCACGCCTTCGGCCTTCAGGCTGTCTTTGCCAAAGGCAAACAGCACGTCGGAGTTCAGGGCGAAGTTCTTCTCAACGATCTGCGGAGCAGGAGCAGGAGCTTCTTCAACAACAGGAGCCGGAGCCGGAGCTACGTAGGAAGTACGGAACGGGTGGTAAACGGCTTCCAGGGTCGCAACGCTCTGGTTGGACTTGTAGCGTACGTTGTCGGCGTGCAGGTCAGCCACGTCCCACATGTAGCGGTAACGAGCTTGCAGATCCAGCGCGTCGTTGACCTTGTAGGTCACACCGGCACCGGCCAGCGGGGATACCTTGGTATCGCTGGTGCCCATACCGTCGGTGTGGCCCCAGTAGGCGCCAGCTTCACCGAACAGGGAGAAGTCGTTGCCCAGCGGCAGACGAGCGATACCGGACAGGGTGGCACCCTGGCTCTCGTAACGGTTGCCATCGGTGTTGCCACGGCCGGTGTACTGGTAGCCCAGTTCGGAACCGAAGTACTCGTTGAAGTTGTAACCGACGAAGGCATTGGCAGCAGCCGCGTCTTCTTCACCAGCGTTCACGCCTTCGATCTTGTTCAGACCGTTGAAGTGAGTTGCACCGACACCGGCACCGAAGTAGATATCATCAGCGGCGTGTGCAGCAGTTGCACCCATGGCAGCCATGGCGATGGCGATCAGGGAAGGAGCCATTTTCATCATAAAATTAATCCTCGTTGAGATGGCACGTTGTTCACGTGCTTCGCACTTTGTAATTTATGTAAGCTGCTGGCTCTGCCGGGCAACAAGAGTTGCGCCGAGCAGGGATCCTAGATCCATCCAGGAGGCACGTTAACTGGGTGCACAAGTGAGCGAGTTGCACTATCGGGAGCGCATACTTCGCCACGAACAGCCGATGTCATTCCGATGACGTGGCGCACTTTATGCTCATTTCAAAACATGATCAAGCTCACAGATAATCTGTGGGGCAGATTGTGTCGTATGGATAACTGGCTGTTTATCTGGATTTATTAGTGATCCAAGTAGGCGCGATGCAGCTTTCGCTCAAGCTTCATATAGGCCTCAACCCAAGCGTGCTGCGGGGTGGCGATGGCGTCCCTGGTCGCAAAAACCGCGAGATAGTCGGCCTCGGTTGCTTCGCACAGCAAGGGTGTGAAGCCGAGTAAAAAATGACGGGCGAGATAGGGGTCCAGGGGCCAAATATTGAGGATGGCCCTGGCCACCGGCTGAATCGCGGCTGAACAGATGAAATGTTGATGGCCGGCCTCCAGCCACAGGGCCATCTCCTGCAGGCCCTGCTCGGGCACCAGTCCCCCATCCCCTTTCTCCGTCGCCAGCGTCATATGGTTACCGTTGCCAAGCAACAGGCGGCCATCTTGCTGCAGGACTCCGTCGTGGCTGCGCAGGGGCAGCGGGGAGGCTTGCTCGAGATAGAGGCTGCACTTGTCCGGGAGGGAAGCCAGTACGGATGCGGCCTCGCTCTGCATGGCGGCGGGCAGCCAGAGTGCCTCGGCCCGGGTTTGCTGACTCTGACGGAGCTGACGGGGGAGGGAATCCGGGTCTGAATCCGGGTGAAGTCGGGAGATGATGCCGGGAAATGCCATGCTGAATACTCTTTAAGGGATAACCGGCGAATTATACGAGTTATGGCCGTGGCAACAATAAAGGTTTCTCTTCGAGACTGTTTACCTGAAGCGACTCTGCGATTACCATCCCCGAGGTTTGTTAGGGTTGTCGTCGAAAGACGCTTATTAAAGATAGAGGCTCGACCATAACGAGTCCGTTCAAAACTGATACACTTGACTACGAGTCGTCGCGAAAAATAAAGGTGGAGTGAATCCGCCGAACGGAGTATGGAACACATGAATTCAAATATCGTAACTGTTGGCAAGAAGATCCGTCAGATCCGCGAAGCGGTTGGCCTGAGCCGTCCCAAGTTTGCCGATCTGCTGGGCGTCCCCCCGACTACCCTGAAGAACTATGAACTGGGTTACCGTGAAGTTGGAGGCGCCTTCCTGGTCGCCCTGGCTCATCACCCGGAGCTGCACAAGTTCACCCTCTGGCTGCTGGCCGACAAGAAAGTCGCCGAAATCGGCCAGATCGGTCCGGACGATATTGCCAAGGCTTGATTGCCTGAGCCTTGATAAAAATGCCGCCCGCGAGGCGGCATTTTTTATTTGTCAAAACAGGCATTTATTTAAATAACGAGTGTGTTGTGTGCTTCATGTGGCGATTTCAACTAAATCACCTTGGCAAGCTGGATTAATCCCCGGAAAATTCCGACCCTTTAATTTCAGGCCCCTGATCCACAAAGCGAGACACGCATGAGCAATACCCTTCCCAAGGCCAGAGATGGCTTTACCAGCACCTTCGGCGTGCTTGCCGCGACCCTGGGTTCGGCGGTCGGCCTTGGCAACATCTGGAAGTTTCCCTATCTGACCGGTGAAAACGGGGGCGCCGGTTTTCTGCTGGTCTATGTGATCGCCACCCTGCTGGTGGGGCTGCCGGTGATGATCTCGGAGATCATGCTGGGGCGTCAGGCAAAATCCGATGCGGTGAGCGGGCTCATCAAGCTGGCGCCCAAGGGGCAACCCTGGTGGCTGATCGCGGCCATGGGGGTGACGGCGGCCTTCCTCATCATGTCGTTTTACTCCGAAGTGGCGGCCTGGGTGTTTGCCTACATCTTCAAGGCGGCCAGTGGCGAGATCCTCTCGACCGATCCCGCCGTCACGGGGGCGGCCTTCAATTCGCTCATCACGGATCCCTTGCAGAGCCTGCTCTGGCAATGGCTGGTGCTGGCCCTGATGGGGGGCATATTGCTGATGGGGGTGTCGAAGGGAATCGAGGCCGTCACCAAGCGACTGATGCCGGTGCTCTTCATCCTGCTGCTGGTGATCGGCATCCGCAGTCTGACCCTGCCCGGGGCGAGCGAGGGACTGAGTTTCCTGTTCTCTCCTGATTTTTCCAAGGTCACCGCCGGCGTGGTGCTGACGGCCATGGGGCTGGCCTTCTTCAAGCTCTCCATCGGCATGGGCTGCATGATGACCTATGGCAGCTACTTTCGGGACGATCAGCACATACCGCTCACCACTGTCCGGGTGATGTGCGCCGATCTATTCGTCTCCATGCTG from Aeromonas rivipollensis carries:
- a CDS encoding NAD-dependent malic enzyme, with the protein product MFEDNNQKRPLYIPYAGPALLETPLLNKGSAFTSEERSSFNLEGLLPQNIETIEEQAERAYRQFMAFGNDMDKHIYLRNIQDTNETLFYRLLNNHLTEMLPVIYTPTVGKACEEFSNIYRRARGLFISYPDKDRIDDMLQNATKQNVKVIVVTDGERILGLGDQGIGGMGIPIGKLSLYTACGGISPAYCLPVVLDVGTNNQQLLNDPFYMGWRHPRISGEEYDEFVDAFIQAVKRRWPEILLQFEDFAQGNATPLLNRYKDELCCFNDDIQGTAAVTLGSLIAACKASGAKLSEKRVAFLGAGSAGCGIAEQIVAQMKAEGLNDAEARGRVFMVDRFGLITDKIPNQLDFQRKLSQPLERIKEWPVGDNISLLEVMEHGRPDILIGVSGQPGLFTEEVVKTMHKHCSRPIIFPLSNPTSRVEATPADLIRWTDGQVLVATGSPFAPVEYKGKRYVIAQCNNSFIFPGIGLGVIASGATRVTDAMLMSASRALAECSSLVKGEEGSLLPDLADIHRVSRYIAKMVAKTAMLQGKAVQTPDDVIDQAIEANFWRPEYRRYRRTSF
- a CDS encoding OmpA family protein, which gives rise to MNIRLKPVWIALALATSGAQAAPAHDWYIGAGGGWAIAHDINDFSQDVDKDATAIDAFVGYNFTENLGAELGYLSTGDWDIASNDFNSQGATLSVIGRLPLGDIFSVFAEGGGYLYHVDSVNGGDDNLAPLAGLGLTARLTDWVDIQARYRYLVRVGDDPDNDKLGSGTQRWVSDISTATLELVLHPNRTVAAVPVAAPLVVTPPPPEPVDQTFNLSSDVLFAFGKAELKPEGMAALEDLYQQIVDIKPKDGNAVVMGYTDRIGSDANNQALSEARASTVANFLIGKGLPADKVSIQGNGESNPVTGTQCDDVKARAALIDCLAPDRRVEIRVTGVQAAAPAATEPAAEQPAQ
- the ompA gene encoding porin OmpA, with product MKMKMAPTLIALAIAAMGTSTAQAADDWYTGMGAGWAYGHDLDSFGLDADKDATAISLFGGYNFNDYYAAELGYLYAGKGGVDGVDFKTQGATLSALGRLPLGDIFSVFAEGGAYFNHVNGNGESDNGTSPLAGLGLTAKVSDLLDLQARYRYIWDLGDEQKTWKTDMSVATLELVMHPNRKAYVAPVAAPAPEPVPEPVMVDKNFSLSSDVLFAFGKSTLKPEGTAALNTLYQQIVDVQPKDGSAVVVGYTDRIGSDAYNQKLSEARARTVADFLVGKGLPAGKVAIEGRGEANPVTGTQCDGVKGKNQLIACLAPDRRVEVRVTGVQEVQQ
- the ompA gene encoding porin OmpA, coding for MMKMAPSLIAIAMAAMGATAAHAADDIYFGAGVGATHFNGLNKIEGVNAGEEDAAAANAFVGYNFNEYFGSELGYQYTGRGNTDGNRYESQGATLSGIARLPLGNDFSLFGEAGAYWGHTDGMGTSDTKVSPLAGAGVTYKVNDALDLQARYRYMWDVADLHADNVRYKSNQSVATLEAVYHPFRTSYVAPAPAPVVEEAPAPAPQIVEKNFALNSDVLFAFGKDSLKAEGVEALNALYQQIVEFQPKDGNAVVVGYTDRIGSDAYNQKLSEARARTVANFLVSKGMAASKVAIEGRGEANPVTGTKCNGVTAKAQLISCLAPDRRVEVRVSGVQEVQQ
- a CDS encoding helix-turn-helix domain-containing protein yields the protein MNSNIVTVGKKIRQIREAVGLSRPKFADLLGVPPTTLKNYELGYREVGGAFLVALAHHPELHKFTLWLLADKKVAEIGQIGPDDIAKA
- a CDS encoding sodium-dependent transporter; amino-acid sequence: MSNTLPKARDGFTSTFGVLAATLGSAVGLGNIWKFPYLTGENGGAGFLLVYVIATLLVGLPVMISEIMLGRQAKSDAVSGLIKLAPKGQPWWLIAAMGVTAAFLIMSFYSEVAAWVFAYIFKAASGEILSTDPAVTGAAFNSLITDPLQSLLWQWLVLALMGGILLMGVSKGIEAVTKRLMPVLFILLLVIGIRSLTLPGASEGLSFLFSPDFSKVTAGVVLTAMGLAFFKLSIGMGCMMTYGSYFRDDQHIPLTTVRVMCADLFVSMLAGIAIFPAVFAFGFEPTAGPSLLFITIPAVFASIPFGHLFMVLFFVLSAIAATGAMLSILEVPVSVLSERFHMSRRRATLLNLLVLGAVGSTCALSNSTLADVQIAGKTFFDLFDFVSSNVLMPLGGIFLCLFVGWVWGFERMKAALTNGGELELAILKPLFFIIRYVSPLLILIVMLKGLGLF